Proteins found in one Pontibacter sp. SGAir0037 genomic segment:
- a CDS encoding SusC/RagA family TonB-linked outer membrane protein: MSIQLRTTNRKVLLVVATLHLGAFSFPGMAQHQDPFISMRSTDNAAATQKRMLKDVLYEIEERYGVSIIYEGSLLDKFSVVNKPHEHSKIGGKVEDVLKELLQPFNISYKKGDNNIYIIQPLQSEAPAAPDQKVSPSRSHTEKAPKAAVITLRGRVVDEKGEGMPGVTVVLKGTATGVSTDYNGNFTMEVPDQAGILVFSFLGYKIQEVAVGSQTTFNISLEPDSKSLEEVVVVGYGTMAKSDLTGSVASLKGTDLNRTPTSSVDQLLQGKIPGVQVIAPSGEPGAGATIRIRGVSSVRGSNSPLVVVDGFPWGDAGNLKQINPEDIESIEVLKDASAAAIYGSRGANGVILVTTKKGKEGKSRINLSTLTTVSTLANKLDVWSDPVDLAIIDNEARMNAGLQPLFEGADYLGTYYPSIAELRGEDPERPRWPHRVYWPDLVYRNPITHTYTLTATGGNDRTKYSLSGNYYNEQGLAIRNDYKRYNGRVNLEQKLLNNLTAGVNLIMTHTQRNGGGLSAGRSPIFPVYNEDGSYFRIGSLDYNHPLARAYEVLNTNKAIDVLGSLSLNWEINSWLSFRTQVSNKYGSSINDWYEPREATYTGYQFQGFGAIDNWSGNELLNENYFTIQKSFNEVHNLNLVAGYTTQLSTSRGSRLEGRDFVNDVLRNENINTAQEQVATNWLSRSLLNSYIGRATYSLLDRYLFTFTARADGSSKFGPNNKWAFFPSAAIAWKIQEESFMQALPAVSEAKIRLSYGLTGNQGISPYQTLDRLGSGRYFTDGGFQIGFGPGIFDWDGYNKIWSGLPNPSLKWETTSQFNAGIDLGLLNNRFTLTADYYYKHTTDLLRQSYITPSSGYDRIWVNDGIIDNYGLELGLNTQILTGELQWNLGGNITLNRNKVVNIGGGNLFEPNGSTIEMFRSFVGVYMNGQPINAFYGYKTDGIIQTLEEGLEAGLTGSMAYPGEIKYVDLDRNGVIDDKDRTIIGNPNPDFLYSINTNLSYKRFDLSAQLYGVHGNDVFEFNKFSAPSRQLQRWTPDNPSVEYPSVNSARGYYASDFFITDGSFLRVQNIALGYNLKPGLIKGVESMRVYLSGNNLYTFTRFNPGYDPEVSENGQQWGSYPRPRALSLGLNIGF; the protein is encoded by the coding sequence ATGAGTATACAATTACGAACAACAAACAGGAAAGTCTTACTGGTAGTGGCAACGCTGCACCTAGGCGCTTTCTCGTTTCCAGGTATGGCCCAGCACCAGGATCCATTTATAAGCATGCGATCCACGGACAACGCTGCTGCCACGCAAAAAAGAATGCTAAAAGATGTGCTGTACGAGATTGAGGAAAGATACGGTGTCAGTATTATCTACGAAGGAAGTCTGCTCGATAAATTCTCCGTTGTCAACAAGCCGCATGAGCACAGCAAAATTGGAGGTAAAGTAGAAGATGTACTAAAAGAACTGCTACAGCCTTTCAATATCTCCTACAAGAAAGGCGATAATAACATCTATATTATCCAACCCTTACAGTCTGAAGCTCCGGCTGCCCCGGATCAGAAAGTCAGCCCCTCCAGGAGCCATACCGAAAAAGCGCCCAAAGCAGCAGTTATCACGCTCCGAGGCAGAGTCGTAGATGAGAAAGGAGAAGGAATGCCAGGTGTTACGGTGGTTTTAAAAGGTACAGCCACCGGAGTATCAACAGACTACAACGGCAACTTTACCATGGAGGTGCCAGACCAGGCAGGTATACTGGTGTTTTCTTTCCTGGGGTATAAAATCCAGGAAGTTGCTGTTGGCAGCCAGACAACCTTTAACATATCCCTGGAGCCGGACAGCAAAAGCCTCGAAGAAGTAGTGGTGGTAGGCTATGGCACGATGGCTAAAAGTGACTTAACAGGCTCTGTTGCATCGTTAAAAGGCACAGACCTGAACAGAACTCCCACTTCCTCTGTAGACCAGTTGCTACAGGGTAAGATTCCAGGGGTACAGGTGATAGCCCCTTCCGGCGAGCCGGGCGCGGGTGCTACCATCCGAATCAGGGGAGTAAGCTCCGTACGAGGCTCGAACAGCCCGCTTGTAGTGGTAGATGGCTTCCCTTGGGGTGATGCAGGAAACCTGAAACAGATAAACCCGGAAGACATTGAATCGATTGAAGTATTGAAAGATGCCTCTGCAGCCGCCATTTACGGTTCCCGTGGAGCAAACGGTGTTATTCTGGTAACGACTAAAAAGGGCAAGGAAGGTAAGTCCAGGATAAACCTGAGTACGCTAACCACTGTGTCTACCTTAGCCAATAAACTGGATGTTTGGTCTGACCCGGTTGACCTGGCCATAATTGATAATGAAGCCAGGATGAATGCAGGACTACAGCCTTTGTTTGAGGGAGCAGATTACCTGGGCACTTACTACCCTTCCATTGCCGAGCTCAGGGGGGAAGATCCAGAAAGGCCCAGATGGCCCCACCGTGTATACTGGCCGGACTTAGTTTACCGCAACCCGATTACCCATACCTATACACTTACAGCTACCGGCGGAAACGATCGAACCAAATACTCCCTTTCCGGTAACTATTACAATGAGCAAGGGCTGGCTATCAGAAACGACTATAAGCGGTACAATGGCCGTGTAAACTTAGAGCAAAAGCTACTGAACAACCTTACAGCAGGTGTAAACCTGATCATGACACATACACAACGTAACGGTGGCGGGCTTTCTGCTGGTCGCTCTCCCATTTTCCCGGTCTACAACGAAGATGGTAGTTACTTCAGGATAGGCTCGCTCGACTATAACCACCCTTTGGCCCGGGCCTACGAGGTGCTTAATACCAACAAAGCAATTGATGTACTAGGCTCGCTCTCACTGAACTGGGAAATTAATAGCTGGCTTTCCTTCAGAACACAGGTGAGCAATAAGTATGGAAGCTCTATCAACGATTGGTACGAGCCCCGCGAAGCCACCTATACCGGCTATCAGTTCCAGGGCTTTGGCGCCATTGATAACTGGTCGGGCAACGAATTGCTGAACGAGAACTATTTTACCATCCAGAAAAGCTTTAACGAAGTACATAACCTGAATCTGGTGGCAGGCTATACTACCCAGTTGTCTACCTCCCGAGGCTCCAGGTTAGAAGGAAGAGACTTTGTGAATGATGTATTGCGCAACGAAAACATTAATACGGCACAGGAGCAGGTTGCCACAAACTGGTTAAGCCGATCGTTGCTAAACTCCTACATAGGCCGGGCAACTTACTCGCTGCTAGACCGCTACTTGTTTACCTTTACGGCGCGTGCGGATGGCTCGTCGAAATTTGGTCCGAACAACAAATGGGCCTTTTTCCCATCAGCAGCCATTGCCTGGAAAATACAGGAAGAAAGCTTTATGCAAGCATTGCCTGCAGTCTCTGAAGCCAAGATACGCTTAAGCTATGGCCTTACCGGAAACCAGGGAATTAGCCCTTACCAGACTCTCGACAGGCTGGGTTCCGGGCGCTACTTTACCGACGGAGGCTTCCAGATTGGCTTTGGCCCGGGCATATTCGACTGGGACGGTTACAATAAAATATGGAGCGGCTTACCTAACCCAAGCTTAAAATGGGAGACTACCTCTCAGTTCAATGCCGGTATAGACCTCGGGTTACTGAATAACAGGTTCACTTTAACTGCCGACTATTACTATAAGCACACTACCGACCTGCTCCGCCAGTCTTACATTACCCCCTCCTCTGGTTACGATAGAATATGGGTAAACGACGGTATAATTGATAACTACGGCTTAGAACTTGGGCTAAACACACAAATCCTGACGGGGGAACTGCAGTGGAACCTTGGCGGGAACATTACCCTGAACAGGAACAAGGTAGTGAATATCGGCGGAGGGAATTTATTTGAGCCAAACGGCAGCACCATCGAAATGTTCCGGTCTTTTGTAGGCGTTTACATGAACGGGCAACCCATTAATGCGTTTTACGGGTACAAAACCGACGGAATCATTCAAACACTTGAAGAAGGCCTCGAAGCAGGCTTAACTGGAAGTATGGCTTACCCAGGGGAAATCAAGTATGTAGACCTTGACCGAAATGGTGTTATAGACGACAAAGACAGAACCATTATAGGCAATCCGAATCCTGATTTCCTTTATAGCATCAACACCAACCTGAGCTATAAGCGCTTTGATCTTTCAGCACAGCTTTATGGTGTGCACGGGAATGATGTTTTTGAATTCAACAAATTTTCGGCTCCAAGCAGACAACTACAGCGCTGGACACCAGATAACCCATCGGTCGAATACCCAAGTGTAAACTCGGCCAGAGGTTACTATGCATCCGACTTCTTTATTACCGATGGCTCATTTTTACGTGTGCAAAACATTGCCCTCGGATATAACCTTAAACCGGGGCTTATTAAAGGTGTGGAAAGCATGAGGGTATACCTCTCGGGCAATAACCTCTATACTTTTACGAGGTTTAATCCCGGCTATGATCCGGAGGTGTCGGAAAACGGGCAGCAATGGGGCTCTTATCCTCGTCCACGTGCCCTTTCTCTCGGCCTGAATATTGGATTTTAG
- a CDS encoding FecR family protein: MNDNYKNADELLANELFVKWLQHPDADTNAYWESWLSRHPEQRGAVEEAKRILQHVAFDDWSLSEEDSQLMLQNILANKNPAVTPPAKQEAKIHHLSNWLSGWNMAAAAAVVLLLLAGVGFYLLSNQQKTLQYATAYGEIKTILLPDSSEVVLNANSKLKWNENWDGTTDRQVWLEGEGFFSVLKKRRATAKEGDVKFTVHTQNMDVEVLGTEFNVKERPSETRVVLNSGKVRLSINALKKEEPVYMEPGESVKLNKNSIEKTLVKAGDFSAWQKRKLVLNNTTVADVANILNDIYGVQVIFRNPLTANRVLNGTLPTNDQAALLNALATTLGVEIQVEGRQVIVHE; the protein is encoded by the coding sequence ATGAACGACAACTATAAAAATGCAGATGAGTTATTGGCGAATGAGCTCTTCGTAAAGTGGCTGCAGCATCCGGATGCTGACACAAATGCTTATTGGGAATCGTGGCTTTCCCGGCATCCAGAGCAAAGAGGAGCAGTAGAAGAAGCTAAAAGAATACTGCAGCATGTTGCGTTTGATGACTGGAGTTTATCTGAGGAGGATTCGCAGCTGATGCTGCAAAACATATTAGCTAATAAGAACCCGGCTGTCACACCACCTGCCAAACAAGAGGCAAAAATACATCACTTATCCAACTGGTTATCCGGCTGGAATATGGCGGCAGCGGCGGCAGTTGTGTTGCTTCTGTTGGCGGGAGTTGGCTTTTACTTGCTCTCAAACCAGCAGAAAACGTTGCAGTACGCTACTGCCTATGGCGAAATTAAGACGATCCTGCTGCCCGATAGCTCTGAAGTGGTTTTAAATGCCAACTCAAAGCTGAAGTGGAACGAGAACTGGGATGGCACTACTGACCGGCAGGTCTGGCTCGAAGGCGAGGGTTTTTTCTCAGTACTGAAGAAGAGGAGGGCAACCGCAAAAGAAGGTGATGTAAAATTTACAGTGCATACCCAGAACATGGATGTAGAAGTGCTTGGTACAGAATTTAATGTAAAAGAAAGGCCTTCTGAAACCAGGGTGGTGCTAAACTCAGGCAAAGTTAGGCTCAGTATCAATGCTTTAAAGAAGGAGGAACCTGTTTATATGGAGCCGGGAGAATCGGTTAAACTCAATAAAAACAGTATTGAAAAAACTCTGGTGAAAGCAGGTGATTTTAGCGCCTGGCAAAAAAGGAAGCTGGTTCTGAATAATACAACAGTAGCAGATGTCGCTAACATTTTAAATGACATTTATGGCGTTCAGGTAATTTTCAGAAATCCGTTAACCGCTAACCGGGTTCTGAACGGAACGCTGCCGACAAACGATCAGGCGGCCTTACTTAACGCTCTTGCAACCACTCTTGGAGTAGAGATACAGGTCGAAGGGCGGCAGGTTATCGTTCACGAATAA
- the rplI gene encoding 50S ribosomal protein L9, which translates to MEVILKDDVKGLGYKNDTVTVKPGYGRNYLIPQGLAVIASASNKKVVAENIRQAAHKAEKIKNDALEIANSIGETVLEIPAKVGESGKIFGSVTTLQISDALKAKGFDVDRKRISFDQDVKTAGEFTASLNLHKEVKHTVRFNVVAE; encoded by the coding sequence ATGGAAGTAATACTTAAAGATGACGTTAAAGGCTTAGGCTATAAAAACGATACTGTAACTGTGAAGCCAGGTTATGGCCGTAACTACCTTATCCCACAAGGATTAGCTGTTATCGCTAGCGCTTCAAACAAAAAAGTAGTAGCTGAAAACATCCGTCAGGCTGCTCACAAAGCTGAAAAAATCAAGAACGACGCGCTGGAGATTGCTAACAGCATCGGTGAGACTGTACTTGAAATTCCTGCTAAAGTGGGTGAGAGTGGCAAAATCTTTGGTTCTGTTACGACACTTCAGATTTCTGATGCTCTAAAAGCAAAAGGTTTCGATGTTGACCGTAAGCGTATTTCTTTTGATCAGGACGTTAAAACAGCTGGTGAGTTTACTGCCAGCCTGAACCTGCACAAAGAAGTAAAGCACACTGTACGTTTCAATGTAGTAGCTGAGTAA
- a CDS encoding glycoside hydrolase family 26 protein: protein MKRTIFYIITGTAVILSLTACKVKTDTTAAMATMPENATGVRFKTLDYLYRISGTKTIAGIHNREPNASPARWTEEIYKTTGQYPGLWSGDFLFQEENIANRSLMIEEAIRQWEKGAVINIMWHACNPAFEQPCDWNNGKGVLSNLDDAQWNELITDGTALNIRWKVMMDEVAVHLNVLKKHGVEVLWRPLHEMNQGKFWWGGRPGENGTRKLYQITHDYLTHTKGLTNLIWVWNVQDFPNLATDVNLYNPGDTYWDVATLDIYDQSGFTPEKYSIMAGVAGDKPIAIGECGKYPTAAQLEAQPKWTFFMGWSELVYEKNTEEDLRELLANERVLTLDQLQGWNGYKSTK from the coding sequence ATGAAACGTACTATATTTTATATCATAACAGGAACAGCGGTTATACTTTCTTTAACCGCCTGCAAAGTAAAAACAGATACTACTGCGGCTATGGCTACGATGCCTGAAAATGCCACTGGGGTCCGCTTTAAAACACTCGACTACCTCTACCGCATCTCCGGTACTAAAACGATTGCTGGTATTCATAACCGGGAGCCGAACGCTTCTCCTGCCCGCTGGACAGAAGAAATCTATAAAACCACAGGGCAATATCCCGGCTTATGGAGCGGTGATTTTCTTTTTCAGGAGGAAAATATAGCTAATCGAAGTCTCATGATAGAGGAGGCAATTAGACAGTGGGAAAAAGGGGCTGTTATAAATATTATGTGGCATGCCTGCAACCCTGCTTTTGAACAGCCATGCGACTGGAATAACGGCAAAGGTGTATTGAGTAACTTAGATGATGCTCAGTGGAATGAGCTGATTACGGATGGAACCGCTTTGAATATTCGCTGGAAGGTGATGATGGATGAGGTGGCGGTACATTTGAATGTACTAAAGAAGCATGGTGTTGAAGTACTTTGGAGACCCCTGCATGAAATGAACCAGGGGAAATTCTGGTGGGGTGGAAGGCCGGGAGAGAATGGCACCCGCAAGTTGTATCAGATTACCCACGACTACCTGACACATACAAAAGGACTGACAAATTTAATCTGGGTATGGAACGTGCAGGATTTCCCAAACCTTGCTACTGATGTTAATTTGTATAACCCAGGTGATACGTATTGGGATGTGGCTACACTCGATATATATGACCAAAGTGGATTTACGCCTGAAAAATACTCCATTATGGCTGGTGTTGCAGGTGATAAACCAATAGCAATAGGTGAATGCGGTAAGTATCCGACCGCCGCACAACTGGAAGCACAACCTAAATGGACATTTTTTATGGGTTGGTCTGAACTGGTGTATGAAAAAAACACAGAAGAAGATCTGAGGGAGCTTCTGGCAAACGAAAGAGTTTTAACGCTGGATCAGCTACAAGGATGGAATGGCTATAAATCGACAAAATAA
- a CDS encoding RNA polymerase sigma factor — MKDNTTDNSELSLWLAFKRGDEETFIAIYQKYVNVLYKYGTQITSDQDLVKDCIQSLFIELWDRRERLGNTDSIKFYLFKSLKRKIVEELMAQQKKVSMSALEEGYRFDLVMPFEQKLIVSQAESEQKQKLSKVLEQLTKRQREAIYLYFYNEMTYEEVAALMSLKVASVYDLISDGLKKLRSSMNKIDFMYAWLLFMLLRFSSLL; from the coding sequence ATGAAAGATAATACAACAGATAACTCTGAACTCTCATTATGGCTAGCCTTCAAAAGAGGTGATGAGGAGACTTTTATAGCTATCTACCAAAAATATGTGAACGTATTATATAAGTATGGGACCCAGATCACGTCTGACCAAGATTTAGTGAAAGATTGCATTCAGAGCCTTTTTATTGAGTTATGGGATCGCAGGGAAAGATTGGGCAACACCGATTCTATCAAGTTTTACCTTTTCAAGTCCCTGAAAAGGAAGATTGTAGAGGAACTTATGGCTCAGCAAAAGAAGGTAAGTATGTCTGCCCTCGAAGAAGGCTATCGCTTTGACCTGGTAATGCCCTTTGAGCAAAAACTTATTGTTTCGCAGGCTGAGTCTGAACAGAAACAAAAGCTCTCGAAGGTATTGGAGCAACTCACCAAACGCCAAAGAGAAGCTATTTACCTTTATTTTTATAATGAAATGACATACGAAGAAGTGGCTGCCCTGATGTCGCTCAAAGTAGCTTCTGTATACGATCTTATTAGTGATGGCCTTAAGAAACTGAGAAGCAGCATGAATAAAATAGACTTTATGTATGCCTGGTTATTGTTTATGCTACTCCGGTTCTCCTCATTACTTTAA
- the rpsR gene encoding 30S ribosomal protein S18, translating into MSLVNEKVHKQENRQKYCRFKKSGIKYIDYKDGNFLLKFVNEQGKILPRRLTGTSLKFQRKVSQAVARARHLAILPYVTDSLK; encoded by the coding sequence ATGAGCTTAGTTAACGAAAAAGTCCACAAACAAGAGAATCGCCAGAAATACTGCCGTTTCAAGAAAAGTGGTATCAAATACATCGATTACAAAGACGGTAACTTCTTACTTAAATTTGTAAACGAGCAAGGAAAAATTCTTCCTAGAAGATTAACAGGTACCAGCCTGAAATTCCAGCGTAAAGTATCTCAGGCTGTTGCGAGAGCAAGACACCTGGCTATTTTACCATATGTAACTGATTCTTTAAAATAA
- a CDS encoding RagB/SusD family nutrient uptake outer membrane protein: MKMRTYIATLLLAGVVTGCSLEEEPYGFTSTENFYKTAADATSAIVYAYSILPEIEYYSRNFILVTELPTENVTLKPDAGASEFEIDGLRPRADNEQLTTSWRYAYIGINRANAVIANVPGIGNMEATYRNHVVGEAYFLRALHYFNLVRLFGEAPVRTTPVTSLDQINSPKSSIQEMYNLIIADLENAAELMDMARREGRVNKVAAWGMLAKVYVTLASAKSTNSPGYDFVMNADEMYASAKAYSEKVLYDQSLYSLDPSLKNIFDVTKEDGPEHIFSVSTDRTGPQEGNFSKLPLLFIPSIDGAVFRLEDGTAVMSGWNHLVIEPGHYNSYAANDKRKTELIISKVIVNGTERNLGINDYSRPFTRKFLDPGRVGEQTSVNTPVLRFSDVMLLYAEASGPTAEGYEAMRQIRERAGLGQLQGGLSPQQFRNAVIQERAWELAFEGHRLFDLRRTNKMEEVLVNQHGKAIESGAYFFDIPQREVDANPNL; the protein is encoded by the coding sequence ATGAAAATGAGAACATATATAGCTACCCTGCTGTTGGCCGGGGTAGTAACAGGGTGCAGTCTGGAAGAAGAACCATACGGCTTTACCTCTACCGAAAATTTTTATAAAACAGCGGCAGATGCCACTTCTGCCATCGTGTATGCCTACTCTATATTACCTGAAATTGAGTATTACTCCAGGAACTTTATCCTTGTAACAGAGCTACCGACTGAAAACGTTACGCTGAAACCTGATGCCGGGGCAAGTGAATTTGAGATAGATGGCTTAAGACCCAGGGCTGATAATGAGCAGCTCACTACATCTTGGCGCTATGCATACATCGGTATTAACCGTGCAAATGCGGTTATAGCCAATGTACCTGGTATCGGAAACATGGAGGCCACTTATCGGAACCATGTGGTTGGAGAGGCTTACTTCCTAAGGGCACTGCATTACTTTAACCTAGTGCGCTTGTTTGGAGAGGCCCCTGTGCGCACTACACCGGTTACCTCGCTCGACCAGATCAACTCTCCAAAATCGTCGATTCAGGAAATGTATAATCTGATTATTGCCGACCTAGAAAATGCCGCTGAACTCATGGACATGGCACGCAGGGAAGGCAGGGTAAACAAAGTAGCTGCCTGGGGTATGTTAGCAAAAGTATACGTGACTCTTGCATCGGCCAAGAGCACCAACTCCCCGGGCTACGACTTTGTGATGAATGCCGACGAGATGTATGCTTCAGCGAAGGCCTATTCAGAAAAGGTGCTTTACGACCAAAGCCTCTATAGCCTTGATCCGAGCCTGAAGAATATTTTCGATGTAACAAAAGAAGACGGCCCCGAGCATATTTTTAGTGTCTCGACTGACCGTACAGGCCCACAGGAAGGAAACTTCTCAAAGCTCCCCCTACTCTTTATCCCTTCCATTGATGGCGCTGTGTTCCGGTTAGAGGATGGTACTGCCGTTATGTCTGGCTGGAACCATTTAGTGATAGAGCCCGGACACTACAACAGTTATGCGGCCAATGATAAGCGTAAAACTGAATTAATTATTTCTAAGGTTATTGTAAATGGTACGGAACGAAACCTGGGTATTAACGACTATAGCCGCCCCTTTACCAGAAAATTTCTTGATCCGGGTCGTGTAGGAGAGCAGACAAGCGTGAATACTCCTGTGCTTCGCTTCTCAGATGTGATGTTGCTCTATGCAGAGGCAAGCGGTCCGACAGCAGAGGGCTACGAAGCCATGCGCCAAATCAGGGAAAGAGCCGGTTTGGGTCAGCTTCAGGGAGGGCTGAGTCCGCAACAATTCAGAAACGCCGTCATTCAGGAGAGGGCCTGGGAACTTGCTTTTGAAGGACACAGGCTCTTTGACCTGCGCAGAACAAATAAAATGGAAGAAGTGCTGGTAAACCAGCATGGCAAGGCAATTGAGAGTGGTGCCTACTTCTTCGATATTCCACAACGTGAAGTTGATGCTAATCCCAACCTTTAA
- a CDS encoding glycosyl hydrolase — protein sequence MNRLQYSKIIMGLVFFLSACSGNSGGDAPAPDEKPDKFIPDTPFKTLRYLYSISGDKTVAGMHNREPNATPARWTEQIKTVTGKYPGLWSGDFLFQAENINNRQTMVNEALAQWRKGAIINIMWHACNPALSQPCGWDNNGVLSSLSDEQWAELITDGTSLNNRWKAMMDEVSVYLQFLEDNGVEVLWRPLHEMNQGAFWWGGRPGPNGTRKLWQITYDYMTQTKGLSNLIWVWDIQDFGSLANDVNTYNPGDAYWDVVALDVYDDGSGFTMAKYNAVASVAGNKPMAIGECQKLPSAAQLAAQPRWTFFMGWSELVFEKNSETEILHLHLSPRVITLDEMPGWQQ from the coding sequence ATGAATAGACTACAATACTCTAAAATAATAATGGGACTGGTTTTCTTTCTTTCGGCCTGTAGCGGAAACTCAGGCGGAGATGCACCTGCCCCGGACGAAAAACCCGATAAGTTTATCCCTGATACCCCTTTTAAAACCTTGAGGTACCTGTACAGCATCTCCGGAGATAAAACAGTAGCAGGCATGCACAACCGTGAGCCCAATGCTACTCCTGCGCGGTGGACAGAGCAAATAAAGACTGTAACAGGTAAATACCCGGGGCTGTGGAGCGGAGATTTCCTCTTTCAGGCAGAAAATATCAACAATCGTCAAACTATGGTAAATGAAGCGCTGGCGCAGTGGCGGAAGGGTGCGATCATTAACATAATGTGGCATGCCTGTAACCCGGCCTTATCACAGCCCTGCGGCTGGGACAATAATGGCGTATTAAGCAGTCTTTCGGATGAGCAGTGGGCAGAATTAATTACCGACGGCACCAGCTTAAACAACCGTTGGAAAGCCATGATGGATGAGGTAAGTGTTTACCTGCAATTTTTAGAGGACAATGGAGTAGAGGTGCTTTGGCGGCCTTTGCACGAAATGAACCAGGGGGCATTTTGGTGGGGAGGTCGGCCAGGACCTAACGGAACCCGTAAGTTGTGGCAGATCACCTATGATTACATGACGCAAACTAAAGGCTTGTCTAACCTGATTTGGGTATGGGATATCCAGGATTTCGGGAGCCTTGCCAATGACGTAAACACCTATAACCCGGGTGATGCTTACTGGGATGTTGTGGCACTGGATGTTTACGATGATGGCAGTGGCTTTACCATGGCGAAATACAATGCTGTTGCAAGCGTAGCGGGAAACAAGCCAATGGCTATCGGCGAATGCCAGAAATTGCCTTCCGCAGCCCAACTGGCCGCACAACCCAGATGGACATTCTTTATGGGCTGGTCGGAGCTTGTGTTTGAAAAGAACTCAGAAACTGAAATTTTACACCTCCACTTATCTCCAAGAGTCATTACGCTGGATGAAATGCCAGGCTGGCAACAATAG